Proteins from one Streptomyces sp. NBC_00390 genomic window:
- a CDS encoding ABC transporter ATP-binding protein: MTGTTETTGRAGTAPAGHRAPRLRAEDLTLSYDQRTVATGLGVDVPDHSFTVIIGPNACGKSTLLKALARMLKPRSGQVCLDGAAIASYRSREVARRLGLLPQSSTAPGGITVGDLVARGRYPHQRLLKQWSAEDETAVTEAMRQTGVLELAERPVDDLSGGQRQRVWLSMVLAQQTPILLLDEPTTYLDIAHQVEVLELCASLHARKGHTIVAVLHDLNQACRYATHLVVMRAGGEVAAEGDPATIMTAELVEDVFGLPCRIIDDPETGTPLMVPAARKRPFIAADTAVADRL; encoded by the coding sequence ATGACTGGAACGACGGAGACGACCGGGAGGGCCGGGACGGCCCCCGCGGGGCACCGGGCCCCCCGGCTGCGGGCCGAGGACCTGACGCTGTCCTACGACCAGCGCACCGTGGCCACCGGCCTCGGAGTCGACGTCCCGGACCACTCCTTCACCGTGATCATCGGGCCGAACGCGTGTGGCAAGTCCACTCTGCTCAAGGCGCTCGCGAGGATGCTCAAACCCCGGTCCGGACAGGTCTGCCTCGACGGCGCCGCCATCGCGTCGTACCGCTCCCGCGAGGTCGCCCGGCGCCTCGGGCTGCTCCCGCAGTCGTCGACCGCGCCCGGCGGGATCACGGTCGGCGACCTCGTGGCCCGCGGCCGCTATCCCCACCAGCGGCTGCTGAAGCAGTGGTCCGCAGAGGACGAGACAGCCGTGACCGAGGCGATGCGCCAGACCGGCGTGCTCGAACTCGCCGAGCGGCCCGTCGACGACCTCTCGGGTGGTCAGCGGCAACGCGTATGGCTGTCCATGGTGCTGGCACAGCAGACACCCATCCTTCTGCTGGACGAACCGACCACGTACCTCGACATCGCCCACCAGGTCGAGGTCCTCGAGCTGTGTGCGTCTTTGCACGCACGGAAGGGACACACGATCGTCGCGGTTCTCCACGACCTCAACCAGGCGTGCCGCTACGCCACCCATCTCGTGGTGATGAGGGCGGGCGGCGAGGTCGCCGCCGAAGGCGATCCCGCGACGATCATGACCGCTGAGCTCGTCGAGGACGTGTTCGGCCTGCCCTGCCGGATCATCGACGACCCGGAGACCGGCACTCCTTTGATGGTGCCCGCCGCCCGAAAACGCCCCTTCATCGCCGCCGACACCGCCGTGGCCGACAGACTCTAG
- a CDS encoding FecCD family ABC transporter permease: MRAVRGSEPSVSDAGPAAATPRVVTGIAVRTRSGRFSVRVQGRAVVASVVLFAALVAVMAVTLTTGDFELSLGEVADALIGRGSGAADFIVNTLRMPRLVTALCVGAALAVSGAILQSLTGNSLGSPDIIGFTNGSATGALLVIVVLHGSMTQIALGALIGGLATAAAVHLLMVGRALQGFRLVVVGIGVSALLLAVNSYLITRATWQEALEAQAWLLGSLGNRLWVHANAIGLAVAVLLPLALLLSRRLSMVEMGDDTAIALGVDVARTRAALLVISVALAAFATAVTGPIWFVALAAPQLARRLARTSGPALLPSALLGAVLLALSDLLVQRLFAPALLPVGTATGTIGGLYLIWLLVTESRKSRA, from the coding sequence GTGAGAGCCGTACGGGGGTCAGAGCCCTCCGTCTCCGACGCCGGCCCGGCCGCCGCGACGCCCCGCGTCGTCACGGGCATCGCTGTGCGCACCCGTTCGGGAAGGTTCTCCGTACGGGTCCAGGGCCGGGCCGTGGTCGCGTCCGTGGTCCTGTTCGCCGCGCTCGTGGCCGTCATGGCCGTCACACTGACGACGGGGGACTTCGAACTGTCCCTCGGCGAGGTGGCCGACGCTCTGATCGGCCGCGGCTCCGGAGCGGCCGACTTCATCGTCAACACCCTGCGGATGCCCCGGCTGGTGACCGCCCTGTGCGTCGGTGCCGCCCTGGCCGTGAGCGGCGCCATCCTGCAGAGTCTGACCGGCAACTCGCTGGGCAGCCCCGACATCATCGGCTTCACGAACGGATCCGCCACCGGAGCGCTGCTGGTCATCGTGGTCCTGCACGGCAGCATGACCCAGATCGCGCTCGGCGCCCTGATCGGCGGCCTCGCCACCGCCGCGGCCGTGCATCTGCTCATGGTGGGCCGGGCACTGCAGGGGTTCCGGCTCGTGGTCGTCGGCATCGGCGTCAGTGCCCTGCTCCTCGCCGTCAATTCGTACCTGATCACCCGGGCGACCTGGCAGGAGGCGCTCGAGGCTCAGGCGTGGCTGCTCGGAAGCCTGGGGAACCGGCTGTGGGTCCACGCGAACGCCATCGGGCTCGCCGTCGCGGTCCTGCTCCCGCTCGCCCTCCTCCTGTCCCGCAGGCTGTCCATGGTGGAGATGGGGGACGACACGGCGATCGCGCTCGGCGTCGACGTGGCCCGCACCCGGGCGGCACTGCTCGTGATCAGCGTCGCCCTTGCCGCGTTCGCCACGGCGGTGACCGGCCCGATCTGGTTCGTCGCGCTGGCCGCGCCGCAGCTGGCGCGCAGGCTCGCCCGGACGTCCGGTCCCGCACTGCTGCCGTCCGCCCTCTTGGGGGCCGTGCTGCTCGCCCTCAGCGATCTCCTCGTGCAGCGCCTCTTCGCACCCGCACTCCTCCCGGTGGGCACGGCGACCGGCACGATCGGCGGGCTGTACCTCATCTGGCTGTTGGTCACCGAGTCCCGAAAGAGCCGCGCATGA